One Defluviimonas sp. SAOS-178_SWC DNA window includes the following coding sequences:
- the glgX gene encoding glycogen debranching protein GlgX, with amino-acid sequence MFDGAGVNFAVFSAHATKVEICLFTADGRREIARMSLPERDGDIWHGHIEGLTPGTIYGLRVHGPYDPENGHRFNPNKLLLDPYARQIVGRLKWSDALMGYRAGGAASDLSFDTRDSAFAMPKCVVADTSFDWGDDRPPLRDQRETVIYEANVRGQTMMHPDVDPALRGTFLGMSSEPMIEHLTRLGVTAVELLPVQTFLNDRFLETRGLRNYWGYQTIGFFAPEPRYMSRGAVWEFQAMVRRFHAAGIEVLLDVVYNHTGEGDELGPTLSFRGIDNRSYYRLLGAGRHYENVTGTGNTLNLDHPMVLRMVMDSLRYWVEVMHVDGFRFDLASALARGPHGFEPQSAFLDATRQDPILSRVKLIAEPWDVGPGGYRLGRFPYPFLEWNDRFRDDVRRYWRGDPNGAAHLAKRLLGSAELFDHCGRGAATSVNFVTCHDGFTLSDLVSYAHKHNTANGEDNRDGHNANYSDNFGVEGPSDDPKVIAQRDKRRRNLLGTLFLSQGTPMVLGGDEVGNSQSGNNNCYAQDNEIGWIDWRGASPEFLNFVSRLTELRRKFPVLAQRRFLHGKRRDEDDLPDIEWRRADGAPPDDADWHDPDWKAFGLHLRESAEKAVVRGEREVFIFFNAGSDITIRLPAGRWSRVLDTRAPSGGGSGVEQGMVALGEQSVAVFVTPEEDG; translated from the coding sequence ATGTTCGACGGGGCGGGCGTCAACTTCGCCGTGTTTTCCGCCCACGCGACGAAGGTCGAGATCTGCCTCTTCACGGCCGATGGCCGCCGTGAGATCGCGCGGATGAGCCTGCCCGAGCGTGACGGCGACATCTGGCACGGCCATATCGAGGGGCTCACGCCCGGAACGATTTACGGCCTTCGCGTGCATGGCCCTTACGACCCGGAAAACGGTCATCGCTTCAACCCGAACAAGTTGCTTCTGGACCCCTACGCCCGCCAGATCGTCGGGCGCCTGAAATGGTCCGATGCGCTGATGGGATACCGCGCCGGCGGAGCGGCGAGCGATCTGTCGTTCGACACCCGCGACAGCGCCTTCGCGATGCCGAAATGCGTCGTCGCCGACACCAGCTTCGATTGGGGCGACGATCGGCCGCCACTCCGCGACCAGCGCGAAACCGTGATCTACGAAGCGAATGTCCGCGGTCAGACCATGATGCACCCGGACGTGGACCCGGCCCTTCGCGGCACGTTCCTGGGCATGAGTTCAGAGCCGATGATCGAACATCTGACCAGGCTCGGCGTGACGGCTGTCGAGCTCTTGCCGGTTCAGACGTTCCTGAATGACCGCTTTCTCGAAACCCGTGGTCTGCGCAACTACTGGGGCTACCAGACCATCGGTTTCTTTGCGCCCGAGCCACGCTACATGAGTCGGGGCGCCGTCTGGGAATTCCAGGCGATGGTCCGGCGGTTCCACGCCGCGGGCATCGAGGTGCTGCTCGACGTCGTCTACAACCACACCGGCGAAGGCGACGAGCTGGGACCAACCCTCAGCTTTCGCGGCATCGACAACCGCAGCTATTACCGCCTTCTGGGGGCGGGCCGGCACTACGAGAACGTGACCGGCACGGGCAACACCCTGAACCTCGATCATCCGATGGTGCTGCGCATGGTCATGGATTCGCTGCGCTATTGGGTAGAGGTGATGCATGTCGACGGTTTTCGCTTCGACCTCGCAAGCGCACTGGCCCGCGGCCCGCACGGATTCGAACCGCAATCCGCATTCCTCGACGCCACGCGCCAGGACCCGATCCTGTCCCGCGTGAAACTGATCGCGGAACCCTGGGACGTCGGGCCGGGCGGATACCGTCTCGGCCGGTTCCCCTACCCTTTCCTCGAATGGAACGACAGGTTCCGGGACGACGTTCGGCGCTATTGGCGTGGTGATCCGAACGGCGCGGCGCACCTCGCCAAGCGCCTGCTCGGCTCGGCAGAGCTTTTCGATCATTGCGGGCGCGGCGCGGCGACATCGGTCAATTTCGTCACCTGCCACGACGGATTCACGCTTTCCGACCTCGTGAGTTATGCCCACAAACACAATACTGCGAATGGTGAAGACAATCGGGACGGGCACAACGCCAACTATTCCGACAACTTCGGAGTAGAGGGGCCAAGCGATGATCCGAAGGTCATCGCGCAGCGCGACAAGCGACGCCGCAACCTGCTGGGGACGCTGTTCCTTTCGCAGGGCACGCCGATGGTCCTTGGCGGTGATGAGGTTGGGAACAGTCAGTCTGGCAACAACAACTGCTACGCGCAGGACAACGAAATCGGTTGGATCGACTGGCGCGGGGCCTCGCCCGAGTTTCTCAATTTCGTTTCGCGCCTGACGGAGCTGCGGCGAAAGTTCCCGGTGCTCGCGCAACGGCGTTTCCTTCACGGCAAGCGCCGGGACGAGGATGATCTGCCGGACATCGAATGGCGACGGGCCGATGGCGCGCCACCCGATGACGCGGATTGGCATGATCCCGATTGGAAGGCTTTTGGTCTGCACCTTCGAGAATCTGCCGAGAAGGCTGTCGTTCGCGGAGAACGGGAAGTCTTCATCTTCTTCAACGCAGGCTCCGACATCACGATCCGTTTGCCCGCCGGCCGCTGGTCGCGTGTGCTGGATACCCGAGCGCCTTCGGGCGGCGGCTCGGGTGTAGAACAGGGGATGGTGGCGCTGGGGGAACAGTCGGTCGCCGTCTTCGTCACACCCGAGGAAGACGGATGA
- a CDS encoding alpha-amylase family glycosyl hydrolase — protein sequence MTREWWRGAVTYQVYPRSFQDDNGDGIGDLPGITRRLPYLADLGVDVVWLSPVCRSPMKDMGYDVSDYRDIDPVFGTLGDFDRMIEHAHALGLKVIIDQVISHSSNLHPAFAQSRSGRTGPKADWYVWADPRPDGTPPNNWLAVFGGSAWTWDARRHQYYLHNFLPEQPDFNFHNPEVQDWHLENMAFWLDRGVDGFRLDTVNYYFHDRLLRDNAADFRVKTKPETNPYNMQYHLFSKNQPENIAFLERMRALTDRYDGRMLVGEMGESHHAIRMMGEYTTGARLHQCYSFELLGPEFSASHFRSKIEEFFAGAPMGWPCWAFSNHDVNRHVSRWAKHAAGREAIAKQAAALLLSMQGSICLYQGEELGQTETELTFEELTDPAGINFWPEEKGRDGCRTPMVWERGAPNAGFSTAAKTWLPVRNEQRAVAVDTQGEGSILSFYRDMLAYRKGSADLMEGATEFLALPEPILGFRRGGNLLCLFNLSRQTHDLACAGGDIRIGPAKRAGDLLTLGPNGFALIEGADKVTPHLAG from the coding sequence ATGACGAGGGAGTGGTGGCGCGGAGCGGTGACCTATCAGGTCTATCCGCGGTCATTTCAGGACGACAACGGCGATGGAATCGGGGATCTGCCGGGCATTACGCGCCGGCTGCCCTATCTGGCCGATCTAGGTGTCGATGTCGTCTGGCTGTCGCCGGTCTGCAGGTCACCGATGAAGGACATGGGCTACGATGTCTCGGACTACCGTGACATTGATCCGGTCTTCGGCACACTTGGCGATTTCGACCGGATGATCGAGCACGCTCACGCACTCGGGCTGAAAGTCATCATAGATCAGGTAATTTCGCATTCCTCGAACCTGCACCCCGCCTTCGCTCAAAGCCGGTCAGGCCGGACCGGACCGAAGGCCGACTGGTATGTCTGGGCCGATCCGCGCCCCGACGGCACACCGCCGAACAACTGGCTTGCAGTATTCGGCGGCAGCGCCTGGACATGGGACGCGCGCAGGCATCAGTACTACCTTCACAACTTCCTGCCGGAACAGCCGGATTTCAATTTCCACAACCCCGAGGTTCAGGACTGGCATCTGGAAAACATGGCCTTCTGGCTCGACCGGGGGGTCGACGGATTCCGCCTCGATACGGTGAATTACTATTTCCACGACCGCCTGTTGCGCGACAACGCTGCGGATTTCCGGGTCAAGACCAAGCCCGAAACCAATCCCTACAACATGCAGTACCACCTCTTCTCGAAAAACCAGCCCGAGAACATCGCGTTCCTCGAACGCATGCGCGCGCTGACCGACCGGTATGATGGGCGGATGCTTGTCGGCGAGATGGGCGAAAGCCACCATGCGATCCGCATGATGGGCGAATACACGACCGGCGCGCGGCTCCATCAATGCTATTCCTTCGAACTGCTCGGGCCGGAATTCTCGGCCAGCCATTTCCGGTCGAAGATCGAGGAGTTCTTTGCGGGCGCTCCGATGGGCTGGCCCTGTTGGGCATTTTCGAACCATGACGTGAACCGCCATGTCAGCCGATGGGCAAAGCATGCCGCAGGGCGTGAGGCAATCGCGAAGCAGGCGGCGGCCCTTCTCCTTTCGATGCAGGGGTCGATCTGCCTTTACCAGGGCGAAGAGCTTGGGCAGACCGAGACGGAGCTGACCTTCGAAGAACTGACGGATCCTGCGGGCATCAATTTCTGGCCCGAGGAGAAGGGCCGCGACGGATGCCGGACGCCGATGGTCTGGGAAAGGGGGGCGCCGAATGCCGGTTTCTCGACGGCGGCCAAGACCTGGCTCCCGGTTCGGAACGAACAACGGGCCGTTGCCGTCGATACCCAAGGCGAAGGGTCGATCCTTTCCTTCTACCGCGACATGCTGGCCTACCGGAAAGGCAGCGCGGACCTCATGGAAGGCGCGACCGAGTTTCTGGCTTTGCCGGAGCCGATCCTGGGATTCCGTCGGGGCGGGAACCTGCTTTGCCTGTTCAACCTGTCACGCCAAACGCACGACCTGGCGTGCGCCGGCGGTGACATCCGCATCGGCCCGGCCAAACGGGCGGGTGATCTCCTGACCCTTGGCCCGAACGGGTTTGCCCTAATCGAGGGGGCAGACAAGGTCACGCCACACTTGGCAGGATAG
- a CDS encoding Crp/Fnr family transcriptional regulator has protein sequence MTPKHAEIARKSLILRGASDQVAARLLATARLRSFDRGATIFLQGERASAIYIVVDGWVKLYRIAPNGAEAVMGVFTKGRSIGEAVAFRDDVYPVAAEAATDCELIRIEADAFLRLIREDPGVALSILSSTFAHLHGLVEQIEQLKAQTGAQRLAEFMLELAPCTTGRCDVTLPYDKVLIAGRLGMKPESLSRAIAKLREYGVTVRQNHAEIADIDTLRDYAEEDPAAAWNRNA, from the coding sequence ATGACGCCGAAACACGCCGAGATCGCGCGCAAATCCTTGATTCTGAGAGGTGCTTCGGATCAGGTGGCCGCCCGTCTTCTCGCGACGGCCCGCCTGCGGAGCTTCGACAGGGGCGCCACGATCTTCCTTCAGGGCGAACGGGCGAGCGCGATCTACATCGTCGTCGACGGCTGGGTAAAGCTTTACCGGATCGCGCCGAACGGAGCCGAGGCGGTGATGGGCGTCTTCACCAAGGGGCGGAGCATCGGCGAGGCGGTCGCCTTCCGCGATGATGTCTATCCCGTGGCCGCCGAAGCCGCGACCGATTGCGAGTTGATCCGGATCGAGGCAGACGCCTTCCTGCGGCTCATTCGTGAAGATCCGGGGGTCGCCCTGTCGATCCTGTCCTCGACCTTCGCCCATCTGCACGGCCTGGTCGAGCAGATCGAGCAGTTGAAGGCGCAGACAGGCGCGCAGCGGCTGGCCGAGTTCATGCTGGAACTCGCGCCCTGCACGACCGGCCGGTGTGATGTGACCCTGCCCTACGACAAGGTGCTCATCGCCGGCCGGCTGGGCATGAAACCGGAAAGCCTGAGCCGGGCCATCGCCAAACTCAGAGAATATGGCGTGACCGTCCGTCAGAACCACGCCGAGATCGCCGATATCGACACCTTGCGCGACTACGCCGAGGAGGATCCCGCGGCGGCCTGGAACCGCAATGCCTGA